One genomic window of Quercus robur chromosome 6, dhQueRobu3.1, whole genome shotgun sequence includes the following:
- the LOC126688935 gene encoding calmodulin-binding transcription activator 5 isoform X3, giving the protein MAGQLVGSEIHGFHTLQDLDLRNISEEASSRWLRPNEIHAILCNYKNFSINVKPVNLPKSGTIVLFDRKMLRNFRKDGHNWKKKKDGKTVKEAHEHLKVGDEERIHVYYAHGQDNPTFVRRCYWLLDKSLEHIVLVHYRETQELQGSPGTPVNSNSSSGSSAPWLLTEELDSGGNHAHYGGTVQNHELRLHEINTLEWDDLLLTNDLNNSIIPKGAKVSSIDQTNQALNDSLPYGVNNSSAEVSSFGNLTEASARSDNIYSSFPDSIYDQAMKGQLNANVPRRDSITMGTNDSLDILVNDGLQSQDSFGRWINQIMADSPGSVDDSVLESSISSGHESLVSSMTDHSQSAVPEQIFSITDVSPAWAFSTEKTKIIVIGFFHKEYLHLVKSSLLCVCGDVCVPAETVQVGVYRCFVLPHSSGSVNFFMSFDGHKPISQVLNFEYHIPSSVDPTNLLEEKIKWENFQYQLRLAYLLFSTSKNLNILSNKVSPNSLKEAKNFAHKTSNISHSWEKFIKSVGDNKVPFPQAKDVLFELTLKNRLKEWLLERVVECPKATVRSKTAEYDAQGLGVIHLCAILGYTWAVPLFSWSGLSLDFRDKYGWTALHWAAFCGREKMVAALLSAGAKPNLVTDPTPKNPGGSTAADLASLKGCEGLAAYLSEKALVEQFKDMSMAGNISGSLDTSATDTVITENLSEDQIYLKDTLAAYRTTAEAAARIQAAFRDHSLKVRTKEVELSAPEDEARSIIAAMKIQHAFRSFESKKKMAAAARIQYRFRTWKIRKDFLTMRRHAIKIQAAFRGFQVRRQYRKILWSVGVLEKAVLRWRLKRRGFRGFQVDPMEPVPDQRPESDTEEDFYRTSRKQAEERVERSVVRVQAMFRSKKAQEEYRRMKMTHNQARLEYEGFLDSDTDMTY; this is encoded by the exons ATGGCAGGCCAACTTGTTGGCTCTGAAATTCATGGCTTCCATACATTGCAAG ATTTGGATCTTAGGAATATTAGCGAAGAAGCCAGTTCAAGATGGCTCCGCCCAAATGAAATTCATGCAATACTCTGTAATTACAAGAACTTCAGCATCAATGTCAAGCCAGTGAACTTGCCCAAAA GTGGCACTATAGTCTTGTTTGATCGTAAGATGCTTAGGAACTTCCGGAAAGATGGTCATAactggaagaagaaaaaggatggGAAGACTGTTAAAGAGGCCCATGAACACTTAAAA GTTGGTGATGAAGAAAGGATCCATGTATACTATGCACATGGCCAAGATAACCCAACCTTCGTTCGTAGGTGTTACTGGCTTCTTGATAA gAGCCTAGAACATATTGTCCTTGTTCATTATCGTGAAACACAAGAG TTGCAGGGATCTCCAGGCACACCTGTCAATTCAAATTCTAGTTCTGGTTCTTCTGCTCCTTGGCTTTTGACAGAAGAACTTGACTCTGGTGGTAATCATGCGCATTATGGTG GAACTGTCCAGAATCACGAACTAAGGCTTCATGAGATTAATACGCTAGAATGGGATGACCTCCTTCTGACAAATGATCTTAACAACTCAATTATACCTAAAGGAG CCAAAGTTTCAAGTATTGACCAAACAAATCAAGCACTAAATGACTCCTTGCCTTAT GGAGTGAACAATTCCTCAGCTGAAGTTTCTTCTTTCGGTAATTTGACAGAAGCAAGTGCTAGGAGTGATAACATTTATTCAAGTTTCCCAGACAGTATTTATGACCAGGCAATGAAGGGTCAATTAAATGCAAACGTGCCAAGAAGGGATTCTATCACCATGGGAACCAATGATTCATTAGATATTCTGGTCAATGATGGATTGCAAAGCCAGGACAGTTTTGGAAGGTGGATAAACCAGATCATGGCTGACTCACCAGGTTCTGTGGATGATTCAGTGCTTGAATCCTCAATTTCATCTGGTCATGAATCACTTGTCTCTTCAATGACAGATCATTCTCAATCTGCTGTTCCAGAGCAAATATTTAGCATAACAGACGTCTCCCCTGCATGGGCCTTTTCAACTGAGAAAACaaag ATCATAGTCATTGGATTCTTTCATAAAGAGTATCTACATCTAGTGAAGTCCAGTCTTCTTTGTGTCTGTGGCGATGTCTGTGTTCCTGCAGAAACTGTTCAGGTTGGGGTGTATCGCTGTTTTGTGCTGCCACATTCCTCTGGATCAGTAAACTTTTTTATGAGTTTTGATGGTCACAAACCCATCAGCCAAGTTCTGAATTTTGAGTATCACATTCCTTCATCGGTTGACCCAACAAATTTGTTAGAAGAGAAGATCAAGTGGGAAAATTTCCAATATCAGCTTCGGCTGGCTTATCTTCTCTTCTCTACTTCCAAGAACCTTAACATTCTGTCTAATAAAGTATCGCCAAATTCCCTGAAGGAGGCTAAGAACTTTGCCCACAAAACCTCTAATATTTCGCATAGTTGGGAGAAATTTATCAAGTCAGTTGGAGACAACAAAGTTCCATTTCCACAGGCAAAAGATGTTCTGTTTGAACTCACTTTGAAAAACAGACTAAAGGAATGGCTGTTGGAAAGAGTTGTTGAGTGTCCTAAAGCCACTGTGCGCTCTAAAACTGCTGAATATGATGCCCAAGGTCTAGGTGTAATACATTTATGTGCTATTCTAGGATATACATGGGCTGTTCCTCTATTTTCATGGTCCGGCTTATCATTGGATTTTCGTGATAAATATGGATGGACAGCTCTTCATTGGGCAGCATTTTGTGGAAG GGAGAAAATGGTTGCAGCACTTTTATCTGCAGGTGCAAAGCCAAACTTGGTCACTGACCCTACGCCAAAAAACCCTGGGGGATCCACTGCTGCTGATCTTGCATCTTTAAAGGGTTGCGAGGGCTTAGCAGCTTATCTTTCAGAAAAGGCTTTGGTTGAACAATTCAAGGATATGAGCATGGCTGGAAACATCAGTGGCTCCCTTGATACTAGTGCAACTGATACAGTGATCACTGAGAACCTCAGTGAGGATCAGATCTACCTTAAAGATACTTTGGCAGCTTATCGGACAACTGCTGAAGCTGCAGCACGTATACAGGCTGCATTTAGAGATCACTCACTAAAAGTACGGACCAAAGAGGTTGAGTTGTCTGCTCCCGAGGATGAAGCACGCAGTATAATTGCAGCAATGAAGATTCAACATGCCTTTCGCAGCTTtgaatcaaaaaaaaagatggcaGCTGCTGCCCGTATCCAATATAGATTCCGCACTTGGAAGATCCGTAAAGATTTCCTTACTATGCGGCGCCATGCAATCAAAATTCAA GCGGCTTTCCGGGGATTCCAAGTGCGGAGGCAGTACCGTAAAATTCTCTGGTCAGTTGGGGTGCTTGAGAAAGCAGTTCTGCGCTGGCGTTTGAAGAGAAGGGGTTTTCGTGGTTTTCAAGTTGATCCTATGGAACCAGTTCCTGATCAGAGGCCGGAAAGTGATACTGAGGAGGACTTCTACCGGACTAGCCGGAAACAAGCTGAAGAGCGGGTCGAGAGATCTGTTGTACGTGTTCAGGCCATGTTCCGTTCAAAGAAAGCACAAGAAGAATATCGGAGGATGAAGATGACCCATAATCAAGCAAGG TTGGAATATGAAGGGTTCCTCGACTCTGATACTGATATGACTTATTAG
- the LOC126688935 gene encoding calmodulin-binding transcription activator 5 isoform X1: MAGQLVGSEIHGFHTLQDLDLRNISEEASSRWLRPNEIHAILCNYKNFSINVKPVNLPKSGTIVLFDRKMLRNFRKDGHNWKKKKDGKTVKEAHEHLKVGDEERIHVYYAHGQDNPTFVRRCYWLLDKSLEHIVLVHYRETQELQGSPGTPVNSNSSSGSSAPWLLTEELDSGGNHAHYGGKKGILGTVQNHELRLHEINTLEWDDLLLTNDLNNSIIPKGAKVSSIDQTNQALNDSLPYGVNNSSAEVSSFGNLTEASARSDNIYSSFPDSIYDQAMKGQLNANVPRRDSITMGTNDSLDILVNDGLQSQDSFGRWINQIMADSPGSVDDSVLESSISSGHESLVSSMTDHSQSAVPEQIFSITDVSPAWAFSTEKTKIIVIGFFHKEYLHLVKSSLLCVCGDVCVPAETVQVGVYRCFVLPHSSGSVNFFMSFDGHKPISQVLNFEYHIPSSVDPTNLLEEKIKWENFQYQLRLAYLLFSTSKNLNILSNKVSPNSLKEAKNFAHKTSNISHSWEKFIKSVGDNKVPFPQAKDVLFELTLKNRLKEWLLERVVECPKATVRSKTAEYDAQGLGVIHLCAILGYTWAVPLFSWSGLSLDFRDKYGWTALHWAAFCGREKMVAALLSAGAKPNLVTDPTPKNPGGSTAADLASLKGCEGLAAYLSEKALVEQFKDMSMAGNISGSLDTSATDTVITENLSEDQIYLKDTLAAYRTTAEAAARIQAAFRDHSLKVRTKEVELSAPEDEARSIIAAMKIQHAFRSFESKKKMAAAARIQYRFRTWKIRKDFLTMRRHAIKIQAAFRGFQVRRQYRKILWSVGVLEKAVLRWRLKRRGFRGFQVDPMEPVPDQRPESDTEEDFYRTSRKQAEERVERSVVRVQAMFRSKKAQEEYRRMKMTHNQARLEYEGFLDSDTDMTY, translated from the exons ATGGCAGGCCAACTTGTTGGCTCTGAAATTCATGGCTTCCATACATTGCAAG ATTTGGATCTTAGGAATATTAGCGAAGAAGCCAGTTCAAGATGGCTCCGCCCAAATGAAATTCATGCAATACTCTGTAATTACAAGAACTTCAGCATCAATGTCAAGCCAGTGAACTTGCCCAAAA GTGGCACTATAGTCTTGTTTGATCGTAAGATGCTTAGGAACTTCCGGAAAGATGGTCATAactggaagaagaaaaaggatggGAAGACTGTTAAAGAGGCCCATGAACACTTAAAA GTTGGTGATGAAGAAAGGATCCATGTATACTATGCACATGGCCAAGATAACCCAACCTTCGTTCGTAGGTGTTACTGGCTTCTTGATAA gAGCCTAGAACATATTGTCCTTGTTCATTATCGTGAAACACAAGAG TTGCAGGGATCTCCAGGCACACCTGTCAATTCAAATTCTAGTTCTGGTTCTTCTGCTCCTTGGCTTTTGACAGAAGAACTTGACTCTGGTGGTAATCATGCGCATTATGGTGGTAAGAAAGGAATTTTAG GAACTGTCCAGAATCACGAACTAAGGCTTCATGAGATTAATACGCTAGAATGGGATGACCTCCTTCTGACAAATGATCTTAACAACTCAATTATACCTAAAGGAG CCAAAGTTTCAAGTATTGACCAAACAAATCAAGCACTAAATGACTCCTTGCCTTAT GGAGTGAACAATTCCTCAGCTGAAGTTTCTTCTTTCGGTAATTTGACAGAAGCAAGTGCTAGGAGTGATAACATTTATTCAAGTTTCCCAGACAGTATTTATGACCAGGCAATGAAGGGTCAATTAAATGCAAACGTGCCAAGAAGGGATTCTATCACCATGGGAACCAATGATTCATTAGATATTCTGGTCAATGATGGATTGCAAAGCCAGGACAGTTTTGGAAGGTGGATAAACCAGATCATGGCTGACTCACCAGGTTCTGTGGATGATTCAGTGCTTGAATCCTCAATTTCATCTGGTCATGAATCACTTGTCTCTTCAATGACAGATCATTCTCAATCTGCTGTTCCAGAGCAAATATTTAGCATAACAGACGTCTCCCCTGCATGGGCCTTTTCAACTGAGAAAACaaag ATCATAGTCATTGGATTCTTTCATAAAGAGTATCTACATCTAGTGAAGTCCAGTCTTCTTTGTGTCTGTGGCGATGTCTGTGTTCCTGCAGAAACTGTTCAGGTTGGGGTGTATCGCTGTTTTGTGCTGCCACATTCCTCTGGATCAGTAAACTTTTTTATGAGTTTTGATGGTCACAAACCCATCAGCCAAGTTCTGAATTTTGAGTATCACATTCCTTCATCGGTTGACCCAACAAATTTGTTAGAAGAGAAGATCAAGTGGGAAAATTTCCAATATCAGCTTCGGCTGGCTTATCTTCTCTTCTCTACTTCCAAGAACCTTAACATTCTGTCTAATAAAGTATCGCCAAATTCCCTGAAGGAGGCTAAGAACTTTGCCCACAAAACCTCTAATATTTCGCATAGTTGGGAGAAATTTATCAAGTCAGTTGGAGACAACAAAGTTCCATTTCCACAGGCAAAAGATGTTCTGTTTGAACTCACTTTGAAAAACAGACTAAAGGAATGGCTGTTGGAAAGAGTTGTTGAGTGTCCTAAAGCCACTGTGCGCTCTAAAACTGCTGAATATGATGCCCAAGGTCTAGGTGTAATACATTTATGTGCTATTCTAGGATATACATGGGCTGTTCCTCTATTTTCATGGTCCGGCTTATCATTGGATTTTCGTGATAAATATGGATGGACAGCTCTTCATTGGGCAGCATTTTGTGGAAG GGAGAAAATGGTTGCAGCACTTTTATCTGCAGGTGCAAAGCCAAACTTGGTCACTGACCCTACGCCAAAAAACCCTGGGGGATCCACTGCTGCTGATCTTGCATCTTTAAAGGGTTGCGAGGGCTTAGCAGCTTATCTTTCAGAAAAGGCTTTGGTTGAACAATTCAAGGATATGAGCATGGCTGGAAACATCAGTGGCTCCCTTGATACTAGTGCAACTGATACAGTGATCACTGAGAACCTCAGTGAGGATCAGATCTACCTTAAAGATACTTTGGCAGCTTATCGGACAACTGCTGAAGCTGCAGCACGTATACAGGCTGCATTTAGAGATCACTCACTAAAAGTACGGACCAAAGAGGTTGAGTTGTCTGCTCCCGAGGATGAAGCACGCAGTATAATTGCAGCAATGAAGATTCAACATGCCTTTCGCAGCTTtgaatcaaaaaaaaagatggcaGCTGCTGCCCGTATCCAATATAGATTCCGCACTTGGAAGATCCGTAAAGATTTCCTTACTATGCGGCGCCATGCAATCAAAATTCAA GCGGCTTTCCGGGGATTCCAAGTGCGGAGGCAGTACCGTAAAATTCTCTGGTCAGTTGGGGTGCTTGAGAAAGCAGTTCTGCGCTGGCGTTTGAAGAGAAGGGGTTTTCGTGGTTTTCAAGTTGATCCTATGGAACCAGTTCCTGATCAGAGGCCGGAAAGTGATACTGAGGAGGACTTCTACCGGACTAGCCGGAAACAAGCTGAAGAGCGGGTCGAGAGATCTGTTGTACGTGTTCAGGCCATGTTCCGTTCAAAGAAAGCACAAGAAGAATATCGGAGGATGAAGATGACCCATAATCAAGCAAGG TTGGAATATGAAGGGTTCCTCGACTCTGATACTGATATGACTTATTAG
- the LOC126688935 gene encoding calmodulin-binding transcription activator 5 isoform X2, whose protein sequence is MAGQLVGSEIHGFHTLQDLDLRNISEEASSRWLRPNEIHAILCNYKNFSINVKPVNLPKSGTIVLFDRKMLRNFRKDGHNWKKKKDGKTVKEAHEHLKVGDEERIHVYYAHGQDNPTFVRRCYWLLDKSLEHIVLVHYRETQELQGSPGTPVNSNSSSGSSAPWLLTEELDSGGNHAHYGESAGTVQNHELRLHEINTLEWDDLLLTNDLNNSIIPKGAKVSSIDQTNQALNDSLPYGVNNSSAEVSSFGNLTEASARSDNIYSSFPDSIYDQAMKGQLNANVPRRDSITMGTNDSLDILVNDGLQSQDSFGRWINQIMADSPGSVDDSVLESSISSGHESLVSSMTDHSQSAVPEQIFSITDVSPAWAFSTEKTKIIVIGFFHKEYLHLVKSSLLCVCGDVCVPAETVQVGVYRCFVLPHSSGSVNFFMSFDGHKPISQVLNFEYHIPSSVDPTNLLEEKIKWENFQYQLRLAYLLFSTSKNLNILSNKVSPNSLKEAKNFAHKTSNISHSWEKFIKSVGDNKVPFPQAKDVLFELTLKNRLKEWLLERVVECPKATVRSKTAEYDAQGLGVIHLCAILGYTWAVPLFSWSGLSLDFRDKYGWTALHWAAFCGREKMVAALLSAGAKPNLVTDPTPKNPGGSTAADLASLKGCEGLAAYLSEKALVEQFKDMSMAGNISGSLDTSATDTVITENLSEDQIYLKDTLAAYRTTAEAAARIQAAFRDHSLKVRTKEVELSAPEDEARSIIAAMKIQHAFRSFESKKKMAAAARIQYRFRTWKIRKDFLTMRRHAIKIQAAFRGFQVRRQYRKILWSVGVLEKAVLRWRLKRRGFRGFQVDPMEPVPDQRPESDTEEDFYRTSRKQAEERVERSVVRVQAMFRSKKAQEEYRRMKMTHNQARLEYEGFLDSDTDMTY, encoded by the exons ATGGCAGGCCAACTTGTTGGCTCTGAAATTCATGGCTTCCATACATTGCAAG ATTTGGATCTTAGGAATATTAGCGAAGAAGCCAGTTCAAGATGGCTCCGCCCAAATGAAATTCATGCAATACTCTGTAATTACAAGAACTTCAGCATCAATGTCAAGCCAGTGAACTTGCCCAAAA GTGGCACTATAGTCTTGTTTGATCGTAAGATGCTTAGGAACTTCCGGAAAGATGGTCATAactggaagaagaaaaaggatggGAAGACTGTTAAAGAGGCCCATGAACACTTAAAA GTTGGTGATGAAGAAAGGATCCATGTATACTATGCACATGGCCAAGATAACCCAACCTTCGTTCGTAGGTGTTACTGGCTTCTTGATAA gAGCCTAGAACATATTGTCCTTGTTCATTATCGTGAAACACAAGAG TTGCAGGGATCTCCAGGCACACCTGTCAATTCAAATTCTAGTTCTGGTTCTTCTGCTCCTTGGCTTTTGACAGAAGAACTTGACTCTGGTGGTAATCATGCGCATTATGGTG AATCAGCAGGAACTGTCCAGAATCACGAACTAAGGCTTCATGAGATTAATACGCTAGAATGGGATGACCTCCTTCTGACAAATGATCTTAACAACTCAATTATACCTAAAGGAG CCAAAGTTTCAAGTATTGACCAAACAAATCAAGCACTAAATGACTCCTTGCCTTAT GGAGTGAACAATTCCTCAGCTGAAGTTTCTTCTTTCGGTAATTTGACAGAAGCAAGTGCTAGGAGTGATAACATTTATTCAAGTTTCCCAGACAGTATTTATGACCAGGCAATGAAGGGTCAATTAAATGCAAACGTGCCAAGAAGGGATTCTATCACCATGGGAACCAATGATTCATTAGATATTCTGGTCAATGATGGATTGCAAAGCCAGGACAGTTTTGGAAGGTGGATAAACCAGATCATGGCTGACTCACCAGGTTCTGTGGATGATTCAGTGCTTGAATCCTCAATTTCATCTGGTCATGAATCACTTGTCTCTTCAATGACAGATCATTCTCAATCTGCTGTTCCAGAGCAAATATTTAGCATAACAGACGTCTCCCCTGCATGGGCCTTTTCAACTGAGAAAACaaag ATCATAGTCATTGGATTCTTTCATAAAGAGTATCTACATCTAGTGAAGTCCAGTCTTCTTTGTGTCTGTGGCGATGTCTGTGTTCCTGCAGAAACTGTTCAGGTTGGGGTGTATCGCTGTTTTGTGCTGCCACATTCCTCTGGATCAGTAAACTTTTTTATGAGTTTTGATGGTCACAAACCCATCAGCCAAGTTCTGAATTTTGAGTATCACATTCCTTCATCGGTTGACCCAACAAATTTGTTAGAAGAGAAGATCAAGTGGGAAAATTTCCAATATCAGCTTCGGCTGGCTTATCTTCTCTTCTCTACTTCCAAGAACCTTAACATTCTGTCTAATAAAGTATCGCCAAATTCCCTGAAGGAGGCTAAGAACTTTGCCCACAAAACCTCTAATATTTCGCATAGTTGGGAGAAATTTATCAAGTCAGTTGGAGACAACAAAGTTCCATTTCCACAGGCAAAAGATGTTCTGTTTGAACTCACTTTGAAAAACAGACTAAAGGAATGGCTGTTGGAAAGAGTTGTTGAGTGTCCTAAAGCCACTGTGCGCTCTAAAACTGCTGAATATGATGCCCAAGGTCTAGGTGTAATACATTTATGTGCTATTCTAGGATATACATGGGCTGTTCCTCTATTTTCATGGTCCGGCTTATCATTGGATTTTCGTGATAAATATGGATGGACAGCTCTTCATTGGGCAGCATTTTGTGGAAG GGAGAAAATGGTTGCAGCACTTTTATCTGCAGGTGCAAAGCCAAACTTGGTCACTGACCCTACGCCAAAAAACCCTGGGGGATCCACTGCTGCTGATCTTGCATCTTTAAAGGGTTGCGAGGGCTTAGCAGCTTATCTTTCAGAAAAGGCTTTGGTTGAACAATTCAAGGATATGAGCATGGCTGGAAACATCAGTGGCTCCCTTGATACTAGTGCAACTGATACAGTGATCACTGAGAACCTCAGTGAGGATCAGATCTACCTTAAAGATACTTTGGCAGCTTATCGGACAACTGCTGAAGCTGCAGCACGTATACAGGCTGCATTTAGAGATCACTCACTAAAAGTACGGACCAAAGAGGTTGAGTTGTCTGCTCCCGAGGATGAAGCACGCAGTATAATTGCAGCAATGAAGATTCAACATGCCTTTCGCAGCTTtgaatcaaaaaaaaagatggcaGCTGCTGCCCGTATCCAATATAGATTCCGCACTTGGAAGATCCGTAAAGATTTCCTTACTATGCGGCGCCATGCAATCAAAATTCAA GCGGCTTTCCGGGGATTCCAAGTGCGGAGGCAGTACCGTAAAATTCTCTGGTCAGTTGGGGTGCTTGAGAAAGCAGTTCTGCGCTGGCGTTTGAAGAGAAGGGGTTTTCGTGGTTTTCAAGTTGATCCTATGGAACCAGTTCCTGATCAGAGGCCGGAAAGTGATACTGAGGAGGACTTCTACCGGACTAGCCGGAAACAAGCTGAAGAGCGGGTCGAGAGATCTGTTGTACGTGTTCAGGCCATGTTCCGTTCAAAGAAAGCACAAGAAGAATATCGGAGGATGAAGATGACCCATAATCAAGCAAGG TTGGAATATGAAGGGTTCCTCGACTCTGATACTGATATGACTTATTAG
- the LOC126688935 gene encoding calmodulin-binding transcription activator 5 isoform X4, with product MLRNFRKDGHNWKKKKDGKTVKEAHEHLKVGDEERIHVYYAHGQDNPTFVRRCYWLLDKSLEHIVLVHYRETQELQGSPGTPVNSNSSSGSSAPWLLTEELDSGGNHAHYGGKKGILGTVQNHELRLHEINTLEWDDLLLTNDLNNSIIPKGAKVSSIDQTNQALNDSLPYGVNNSSAEVSSFGNLTEASARSDNIYSSFPDSIYDQAMKGQLNANVPRRDSITMGTNDSLDILVNDGLQSQDSFGRWINQIMADSPGSVDDSVLESSISSGHESLVSSMTDHSQSAVPEQIFSITDVSPAWAFSTEKTKIIVIGFFHKEYLHLVKSSLLCVCGDVCVPAETVQVGVYRCFVLPHSSGSVNFFMSFDGHKPISQVLNFEYHIPSSVDPTNLLEEKIKWENFQYQLRLAYLLFSTSKNLNILSNKVSPNSLKEAKNFAHKTSNISHSWEKFIKSVGDNKVPFPQAKDVLFELTLKNRLKEWLLERVVECPKATVRSKTAEYDAQGLGVIHLCAILGYTWAVPLFSWSGLSLDFRDKYGWTALHWAAFCGREKMVAALLSAGAKPNLVTDPTPKNPGGSTAADLASLKGCEGLAAYLSEKALVEQFKDMSMAGNISGSLDTSATDTVITENLSEDQIYLKDTLAAYRTTAEAAARIQAAFRDHSLKVRTKEVELSAPEDEARSIIAAMKIQHAFRSFESKKKMAAAARIQYRFRTWKIRKDFLTMRRHAIKIQAAFRGFQVRRQYRKILWSVGVLEKAVLRWRLKRRGFRGFQVDPMEPVPDQRPESDTEEDFYRTSRKQAEERVERSVVRVQAMFRSKKAQEEYRRMKMTHNQARLEYEGFLDSDTDMTY from the exons ATGCTTAGGAACTTCCGGAAAGATGGTCATAactggaagaagaaaaaggatggGAAGACTGTTAAAGAGGCCCATGAACACTTAAAA GTTGGTGATGAAGAAAGGATCCATGTATACTATGCACATGGCCAAGATAACCCAACCTTCGTTCGTAGGTGTTACTGGCTTCTTGATAA gAGCCTAGAACATATTGTCCTTGTTCATTATCGTGAAACACAAGAG TTGCAGGGATCTCCAGGCACACCTGTCAATTCAAATTCTAGTTCTGGTTCTTCTGCTCCTTGGCTTTTGACAGAAGAACTTGACTCTGGTGGTAATCATGCGCATTATGGTGGTAAGAAAGGAATTTTAG GAACTGTCCAGAATCACGAACTAAGGCTTCATGAGATTAATACGCTAGAATGGGATGACCTCCTTCTGACAAATGATCTTAACAACTCAATTATACCTAAAGGAG CCAAAGTTTCAAGTATTGACCAAACAAATCAAGCACTAAATGACTCCTTGCCTTAT GGAGTGAACAATTCCTCAGCTGAAGTTTCTTCTTTCGGTAATTTGACAGAAGCAAGTGCTAGGAGTGATAACATTTATTCAAGTTTCCCAGACAGTATTTATGACCAGGCAATGAAGGGTCAATTAAATGCAAACGTGCCAAGAAGGGATTCTATCACCATGGGAACCAATGATTCATTAGATATTCTGGTCAATGATGGATTGCAAAGCCAGGACAGTTTTGGAAGGTGGATAAACCAGATCATGGCTGACTCACCAGGTTCTGTGGATGATTCAGTGCTTGAATCCTCAATTTCATCTGGTCATGAATCACTTGTCTCTTCAATGACAGATCATTCTCAATCTGCTGTTCCAGAGCAAATATTTAGCATAACAGACGTCTCCCCTGCATGGGCCTTTTCAACTGAGAAAACaaag ATCATAGTCATTGGATTCTTTCATAAAGAGTATCTACATCTAGTGAAGTCCAGTCTTCTTTGTGTCTGTGGCGATGTCTGTGTTCCTGCAGAAACTGTTCAGGTTGGGGTGTATCGCTGTTTTGTGCTGCCACATTCCTCTGGATCAGTAAACTTTTTTATGAGTTTTGATGGTCACAAACCCATCAGCCAAGTTCTGAATTTTGAGTATCACATTCCTTCATCGGTTGACCCAACAAATTTGTTAGAAGAGAAGATCAAGTGGGAAAATTTCCAATATCAGCTTCGGCTGGCTTATCTTCTCTTCTCTACTTCCAAGAACCTTAACATTCTGTCTAATAAAGTATCGCCAAATTCCCTGAAGGAGGCTAAGAACTTTGCCCACAAAACCTCTAATATTTCGCATAGTTGGGAGAAATTTATCAAGTCAGTTGGAGACAACAAAGTTCCATTTCCACAGGCAAAAGATGTTCTGTTTGAACTCACTTTGAAAAACAGACTAAAGGAATGGCTGTTGGAAAGAGTTGTTGAGTGTCCTAAAGCCACTGTGCGCTCTAAAACTGCTGAATATGATGCCCAAGGTCTAGGTGTAATACATTTATGTGCTATTCTAGGATATACATGGGCTGTTCCTCTATTTTCATGGTCCGGCTTATCATTGGATTTTCGTGATAAATATGGATGGACAGCTCTTCATTGGGCAGCATTTTGTGGAAG GGAGAAAATGGTTGCAGCACTTTTATCTGCAGGTGCAAAGCCAAACTTGGTCACTGACCCTACGCCAAAAAACCCTGGGGGATCCACTGCTGCTGATCTTGCATCTTTAAAGGGTTGCGAGGGCTTAGCAGCTTATCTTTCAGAAAAGGCTTTGGTTGAACAATTCAAGGATATGAGCATGGCTGGAAACATCAGTGGCTCCCTTGATACTAGTGCAACTGATACAGTGATCACTGAGAACCTCAGTGAGGATCAGATCTACCTTAAAGATACTTTGGCAGCTTATCGGACAACTGCTGAAGCTGCAGCACGTATACAGGCTGCATTTAGAGATCACTCACTAAAAGTACGGACCAAAGAGGTTGAGTTGTCTGCTCCCGAGGATGAAGCACGCAGTATAATTGCAGCAATGAAGATTCAACATGCCTTTCGCAGCTTtgaatcaaaaaaaaagatggcaGCTGCTGCCCGTATCCAATATAGATTCCGCACTTGGAAGATCCGTAAAGATTTCCTTACTATGCGGCGCCATGCAATCAAAATTCAA GCGGCTTTCCGGGGATTCCAAGTGCGGAGGCAGTACCGTAAAATTCTCTGGTCAGTTGGGGTGCTTGAGAAAGCAGTTCTGCGCTGGCGTTTGAAGAGAAGGGGTTTTCGTGGTTTTCAAGTTGATCCTATGGAACCAGTTCCTGATCAGAGGCCGGAAAGTGATACTGAGGAGGACTTCTACCGGACTAGCCGGAAACAAGCTGAAGAGCGGGTCGAGAGATCTGTTGTACGTGTTCAGGCCATGTTCCGTTCAAAGAAAGCACAAGAAGAATATCGGAGGATGAAGATGACCCATAATCAAGCAAGG TTGGAATATGAAGGGTTCCTCGACTCTGATACTGATATGACTTATTAG